In one Cyanobacteriota bacterium genomic region, the following are encoded:
- a CDS encoding molybdopterin-binding protein: protein MAQPHPDVEPRSLNCAVVTVSDTRTEVDDRSGQLIRDVLQTAGHQVVAYRIVKDEPEQIATYLQVLCEDESTDAVIFNGG from the coding sequence ATGGCACAACCCCATCCTGATGTGGAACCGCGATCGCTAAACTGTGCAGTCGTTACTGTTAGCGATACACGCACAGAGGTTGACGATCGCAGCGGTCAACTCATTCGCGATGTGTTGCAGACGGCTGGGCATCAAGTCGTTGCCTATCGGATTGTGAAGGATGAACCAGAGCAGATTGCGACCTACTTGCAGGTGCTGTGTGAGGATGAAAGCACCGATGCGGTAATCTTCAACGGTGGC